The following are encoded together in the Theileria orientalis strain Shintoku DNA, chromosome 1, complete genome genome:
- a CDS encoding 1-phosphatidylinositol-4,5-bisphosphate phosphodiesterase: protein MLHNLNYNWMDQLSAGTLNESPAISELTYEYIRRIPITESLTRVFRGDYLKKWKRSVPLTSINPSDSPETLEPHPQGIKRIFSTLPKGKSHERFFWVCQVCDTLFLRWHSRRKASFESIFPLCAVKSIHRADELSFFDKREPFDGIDMKQVFVINGRVGLYLAAESEREALLWISGLYFASRYARSEYALNWITNSPLYNNYLSTQRRRTTDSDHQFNSKNLKAVLKEKRFSLKAMGNYDLMKEIDEEFALPVNLSHLVEFMEATSLISRPENVDKIAMFVKRILEYRNKVNNSFVQMTASLDRGMTPEQMLKAATEHLESLNVDYRLFKGEITMLYPLLTDEEAQDLFYSIVRQCALRIVLNTGGGSSLEFMQSLPTENYELFMKRVQSADLNEMTTNVISLGEALKPITYIMDAEPSEGPVVCFKKSLKPRVPVRFLTLLGFNWSLAQSFNSICIPQDSEELVNTLSLTMSDFWISSSHNTYLVGDQLGGSATASALAEALIRGCRCIELDCQDGDEEPVLCHAWKNCHLTGSVTLREGLAAIKSAAFETSIMPVILSFEMHCSDDFKLMAAELVKQILGEELFLLDESDPVDLAATVEIGTLVRKFIVKAKYKSPETSLMGPGESEWQALITLRGIDIEEVDESNIDKIKSNTVFAISETKLLKLNKRSNLIQMLSEHCFVRVYPSATRLASTNFCPVNAWSMGVQFAALNFQSHDRSMLINHGRFYNSQGYVPKLIYRNLEPSLHSGINGRDFGGEGRADPRRLNNDLILKVHVLSGTQLPSTFGYQEKNYANSFWNVLYSIEREGCPLDTTHIKQPRGAARKEKKKLKAAIEAGLMVDEDDEQSTLYEVIDKSARVVASNPERLCPFVEVAVVGQGEASYKTKPVNFNSFNPVWSESSGPFEFKIRDPNKAIILFDVKHFDTISSETVGQAAFPVSRLRPGIRWVQLLDSKFMEIESCGLLVHVQMKFK, encoded by the exons ATGTTACACAATTTAAACTATAATTGGATGGATCAATTATCGGCTGGCACTTTAAACGAAAGCCCAGCGATTAGCGAACTAACATATGAATATATCAGAAGGATTCCTATTACAGAATCACTAACTAGAGTTTTTAGAGGCGATTACctaaaaaaatggaaaagaTCAGTACCACTGACCTCAATCAACCCATCAGATAGTCCAGAAACACTGGAGCCTCACCCTCAAGGCATAAAGAGGATATTTAGTACCCTCCCAAAGGGAAAATCGCATGAACGCTTCTTCTGGGTGTGCCAAGTCTGCGATACGCTGTTTCTAAGATGGCACTCCAGGAGAAAAGCGAGCTTCGAGAGCATATTCCCACTATGCGCAGTGAAGTCTATACACAGAGCAGACGAATTGTCATTCTTCGACAAAAGGGAGCCTTTTGATGGAATCGATATGAAACAAGTGTTCGTGATAAACGGAAGAGTTGGACTATATTTGGCAGCGGAGTCAGAAAGAGAGGCCTTGCTGTGGATATCAGGGTTGTATTTTGCGTCGAGATACGCCAGAAGCGAGTACGCTCTAAACTGGATAACAAACTCGCCACTGTATAACAATTATCTGTCAACACaaaggaggaggacgacaG attCGGATCACCAATTCAACTCtaagaacctgaaggcaGTGCTGAAAGAAAAGAGGTTTAGCCTGAAGGCAATGGGCAACTACGATCTGATGAAGGAAATCGACGAGGAGTTCGCACTGCCAGTTAACCTATCGCACCTGGTGGAGTTCATGGAGGCGACGTCGCTCATATCGAGGCCGGAAAACGTGGATAAAATAGCGATGTTCGTGAAAAGGATCCTGGAGTACAGAAACAAAGTTAACAACAGCTTCGTGCAAATGACAGCATCGCTGGACAGGGGGATGACGCCAGAGCAGATGCTGAAGGCAGCGACGGAGCACCTGGAGTCGCTGAACGTGGACTACAGGCTCTTCAAGGGAGAAATCACGATGCTGTACCCACTGCTGACGGACGAGGAGGCGCAGGATCTGTTCTACAGCATCGTGAGGCAGTGCGCGCTGAGAATAGTGCTGAACACGGGAGGAGGGAGCAGCCTGGAGTTCATGCAGTCGCTGCCGACGGAAAACTACGAGCTTTTCATGAAGAGAGTGCAGTCGGCAGACCTGAACGAGATGACGACGAACGTGATATCTCTGGGAGAGGCGCTGAAGCCAATCACGTACATCATGGACGCAGAGCCCTCGGAGGGGCCAGTGGTGTGCTTCAAGAAGTCGCTGAAGCCGAGGGTGCCAGTGCGCTTCCTGACGCTGCTGGGATTCAACTGGTCTCTCGCGCAGAGCTTCAACAGCATCTGCATCCCGCAGGACAGCGAGGAGCTGGTGAACACGCTCTCGCTGACCATGTCGGACTTCTGGATCTCGAGCAGCCACAACACGTACCTGGTGGGAGACCAGCTGGGCGGCTCGGCGACGGCGAGCGCACTCGCGGAGGCGCTGATCAGAGGCTGCAGGTGCATAGAGCTCGACTGCCAGGACGGAGACGAGGAGCCGGTGCTCTGCCACGCCTGGAAAAACTGCCACCTCACGGGCTCAGTGACGCTGCGCGAGGGGCTGGCTGCGATCAAAAGCGCCGCCTTCGAGACCTCGATCATGCCAGTGATACTCTCCTTCGAGATGCACTGCTCAGACGACTTTAAGCTCATGGCGGCGGAGCTGGTGAAGCAGATCCTGGGCGAGGAGCTGTTCCTGCTGGACGAGTCGGACCCAGTGGACCTGGCGGCGACGGTGGAGATAGGAACTCTGGTGCGCAAGTTCATCGTGAAGGCGAAGTACAAGTCGCCGGAGACGTCCCTCATGGGCCCCGGAGAGTCGGAGTGGCAGGCGCTGATAACGCTGCGGGGCATCGACATCGAGGAGGTCGACGAGAGCAACATCGACAAGATCAAGAGCAACACGGTATTCGCGATCTCGGagacgaagctgctgaagctgaataAAAGGAGCAACCTGATCCAGATGCTCTCAGAGCACTGCTTCGTGCGCGTGTACCCGTCGGCCACGAGGCTCGCGAGCACGAACTTCTGCCCAGTCAACGCGTGGAGCATGGGAGTGCAGTTCGCAGCGCTCAACTTCCAGTCGCACGACAGGTCGATGCTGATCAACCACGGAAGGTTCTACAACTCGCAGGGCTACGTGCCGAAGCTGATCTACCGCAACCTGGAGCCGTCGCTCCACAGCGGCATCAACGGCCGCGACTTCGGCGGCGAGGGCCGCGCGGACCCGAGGCGGCTGAACAACGACCTCATTCTCAAGGTACACGTGCTGAGCGGCACGCAACTGCCGAGCACGTTCGGCTACCAGGAGAAGAACTACGCGAACTCATTCTGGAACGTGCTGTACTCGATAGAGCGCGAGGGCTGTCCGCTGGACACCACGCACATAAAGCAGCCCAGGGGCGCCGCcaggaaggagaagaagaagctgaaggcTGCAATCGAGGCGGGGCTGATGGtcgacgaggacgacgagCAGTCGACGCTCTACGAGGTCATCGACAAGTCGGCGCGCGTCGTCGCCTCGAACCCGGAGAGGCTCTGCCCCTTCGTGGAGGTGGCCGTGGTGGGCCAGGGCGAGGCCTCGTACAAGACGAAGCCCGTCAACTTCAACTCGTTCAACCCGGTCTGGTCCGAGTCCAGCGGGCCCTTCGAGTTTAAAATACGCGACCCGAACAAGGCGATCATCCTCTTCGACGTGAAGCACTTCGACACGATATCGTCCGAGACCGTGGGCCAGGCCGCCTTCCCGGTGAGCAGGCTGAGGCCCGGAATCCGGTGggtgcagctgctggactcGAAGTTCATGGAGATCGAGAGCTGCGGACTCCTCGTCCACGTGCAGATGAAGTTCAAGTGA